The following proteins are co-located in the Vigna unguiculata cultivar IT97K-499-35 chromosome 9, ASM411807v1, whole genome shotgun sequence genome:
- the LOC114162573 gene encoding two-on-two hemoglobin-3-like yields MQSLQQKASEWSGVSTDDAFAIDDGDLFHTLGLQTFVTLSTNFYNRVYDDDEEWFRSIFGNSDKEKAIQNQYEFLVQRMGGPPLYSQRRGHPALIARHRPFPVTHEAAERWLHHMGQALDSTSAIDDDSKMKLMNFFRHTAYFLVAGVELKDQHHHTPCKDSALKQHPCKNF; encoded by the exons ATGCAGAGTCTGCAGCAGAAGGCATCTGAATGGAGTGGAGTTTCCACAGATGATGCTTTTGCCATCGACGACGGCGATTTGTTTCACACTCTCGGCCTCCAAACCTTCGTTACACTCTCAACCAATTTCTACAACAG GgtatatgatgatgatgaagaatgGTTTCGTTCAATATTTGGGAATTCAGACAAGGAAAAGGCAATTCAGAACCAGTACGAGTTCCTCGTCCAGAGGATGGGAGGTCCTCCTCTCTATTCTCAAAGAAGAG GGCACCCTGCTCTAATTGCACGACATCGACCATTTCCTGTGACACATGAAGCTGCTGAGAGGTGGCTACATCATATGGGACAAGCATTGGACAGTACCTCAGCTATAGATGATGATTCAAAGATGAAACTCATGAACTTTTTCAG GCACACTGCATATTTCCTTGTGGCTGGAGTTGAACTAAAGGATCAACACCATCACACACCGTGTAAGGATTCTGCCCTGAAGCAACACCCTTGTAAAAacttttag
- the LOC114163708 gene encoding uncharacterized protein LOC114163708, which produces MDVKKYWFGSRSQRTQDIKLGRSYTKPHYDGTKTVWQMLWRKLKRSADKKRVFSSPTSMEGVYDPQTYSMNFDQGMGWMEPDNLPRSFSARFADPSRILPPKHLLD; this is translated from the coding sequence atggatgtgaagaaGTACTGGTTTGGTTCAAGAAGTCAAAGGACACAAGACATCAAGTTAGGTCGGAGCTACACAAAACCTCACTATGATGGCACAAAAACAGTGTGGCAGATGCTTTGGAGAAAACTGAAAAGATCAGCAGATAAGAAAAGAGTGTTCAGTTCTCCAACTTCAATGGAGGGTGTTTATGATCCACAGACATACTCAATGAACTTTGATCAAGGAATGGGGTGGATGGAACCAGACAACCTCCCTCGTTCCTTCTCAGCTAGGTTTGCTGATCCATCTAGAATCTTGCCACCAAAACATTTGTTGGATTGA
- the LOC114164457 gene encoding glycine-rich cell wall structural protein-like, translating into MKVVSDGIVVVFALCIVLGCGSLVVGEVAEVKDDKHLIHPPHLLGPGIIKRGFKHGGLGFGGGLGGGGGFGGGAGGGGGLGGGAGGGGGFGGGAGGGLGGGGGLGGGVGGGGGLGHGIGGGGGLGGGGGLGHGVGVGGGGGLGHGGGIGGGAGGGGGLGGGGGLGGGGGLGGGGGLGGGGGIGHGIGGGIGGGAGGGGGLGGGVGLGHGVGGGIGGGAGGGLGHGGGLGGGAGGGGGLGGGAGGGGGLGGGAGGGGGLGGGAGIGGGAGGGLGGGGGAGGGAGGGVGLGHGVGGGIGGGAGGGVGGGGGAGGGGGFGGGGGVGGGVGAGGGFGAGGGVGGGVGGGGGGGFGGGFGISGGFGGGGGAGFGGGVGGGH; encoded by the coding sequence ATGAAAGTTGTTTCAGATGGCATTGTTGTCGTGTTTGCGTTGTGCATTGTACTTGGTTGTGGTTCGTTGGTAGTGGGGGAGGTGGCAGAGGTTAAGGATGACAAGCATTTGATTCACCCCCCTCATCTGTTGGGGCCTGGGATTATCAAGAGAGGGTTTAAGCACGGTGGACTTGGTTTTGGTGGCGGTTTAGGAGGAGGTGGTGGCTTTGGAGGTGGTGCCGGGGGAGGAGGTGGTCTTGGAGGAGGTGCAGGCGGCGGCGGCGGGTTTGGTGGAGGTGCTGGTGGAGGCCTTGGGGGTGGAGGTGGGCTCGGTGGTGGCGTAGGAGGCGGAGGTGGGTTGGGTCACGGtattggtggtggtggtggtctaGGAGGTGGAGGTGGGCTTGGTCACGGTGTCGGTGTCGGTGGTGGTGGCGGACTTGGTCATGGTGGAGGCATTGGAGGAGGAgcaggtggtggtggtggcttaGGAGGTGGAGGTGGgcttggtggtggtggtggtttaGGAGGTGGAGGTGGgcttggtggtggtggtggaattGGTCACGGTATTGGTGGTGGCATTGGAGGAGGAgcaggtggtggtggtggtctaGGAGGTGGAGTTGGGCTTGGTCATGGTGTTGGTGGCGGCATTGGAGGAGGAGCAGGTGGTGGGCTTGgtcatggtggtggtttggGAGGTGGAGCAGGAGGCGGTGGTGGTTTGGGAGGTGGTGCAGGAGGCGGTGGTGGTTTGGGAGGTGGTGCAGGAGGCGGTGGTGGTTTAGGAGGTGGTGCTGGCATTGGAGGGGGAGCGGGTGGTGGTTtaggaggtggtggtggtgctggAGGAGGAGCTGGTGGTGGCGTTGGACTTGGTCATGGTGTCGGAGGAGGCATTGGAGGAGGAGCAGGTGGTGGTGTAGGAGGAGGCGGCGGAGCTGGCGGCGGAGGTGGGTTTGGTGGTGGAGGTGGGGTTGGAGGTGGTGTAGGTGCGGGAGGAGGGTTTGGAGCTGGAGGTGGAGTTGGAGGAGGGgttggaggaggaggaggtggtgGATTTGGTGGCGGCTTTGGAATTAGTGGTGGATTTGGTGGCGGCGGTGGTGCTGGATTTGGTGGTGGAGTAGGGGGTGGCCACTAA
- the LOC114162736 gene encoding glycine-rich protein 5-like, whose translation MKVVSNGIAIVFSFCILLATSSLVEGDVSKDEHSLIHPPPQNLQGPGNTNKGIKDSAIYYDGVGGVHGFGDGSGYGGGYGNGGGSGYGGGYGNGGGSGYGGGYGYGRGSGYGSGEGFGIGTGGGIGFGGRDGIAVGGGIRGATHVP comes from the coding sequence ATGAAAGTTGTTTCAAACGGCATTGCGATCGTGTTCTCCTTCTGCATTCTTCTTGCCACAAGTTCCTTGGTAGAGGGAGATGTATCAAAGGATGAACACTCTTTGATTCATCCACCACCGCAAAATTTGCAGGGTCCTGGGAATACAAACAAAGGGATTAAGGATAGTGCGATTTATTATGACGGTGTAGGGGGCGTCCACGGATTCGGCGACGGTTCTGGATACGGCGGCGGTTATGGAAACGGCGGAGGTTCTGGATATGGCGGCGGTTATGGAAACGGCGGAGGTTCTGGATATGGCGGCGGTTATGGATACGGCAGAGGTTCCGGATATGGCAGCGGTGAAGGATTCGGAATTGGCACCGGGGGAGGAATCGGATTCGGCGGCCGTGATGGCATTGCAGTTGGTGGTGGCATTCGTGGGGCAACACACGTTCCgtga